The DNA sequence GGTGATCCGGTAAAAGTATATTTATCAGACAGCTCTCCTTTTATAAATGGATCATCCCAAAAACTCATCTGTGATTCGAGAGGGCTTGCCATATTTTCGTCCCCAAATACAGATCTATGTACGACAAGTTCCTCTTGCGGAGATAAAGGGCTTTCACCACTAAAATAATATTTCCAGTCACTCAAGTGGTGGGATAACAAGTGTTTCTGCGATTGCGACAACTTCCAGAGCATAATATTGCCTGAGCCAATGTTTTCGGTTCGGGGCATTGTAGGATAGGATGTCCAGTTTTCGAGTCTTAGGTAATAATTTAACAAATGATAATTATTGTAAAGTGTATGATGTGTTTGTTCGTGGATTAATCCCGTGTCGACGACTTTTCCTGAATCAGGATCTTTTGCTAAAAATCCTCCGGAAGTCGGATTATATGTTTTGGGGATTAAGTATCTTGCATACACATCTTTCGAATTGTGAATTGAAGTTACTGATCCATAAGGAGCACCGGGATAATTTTGTAACCACTGCTCATCAACGACGATGACTTTAATTGGATGATTACTGTTATCCATTCTTATACCATTTATTCCGTTTTCGGGTCTTGTTCCGGCAAGGAGTTTATTTGGTAAAGCTCTAAAATGATATTCAAGAAACGGTAATAGTTGTTCTCCATCTGCATTTAATCCATCCTGCCACATTTTAAAAGCCTCATGACCAACAAATATTTCCGGAGTCCTAACACTATTTTCAGGTAAATCTGTTTCCTTGCGACTATTAATGTAGATTTCTAGTTCGTGTGGTTTGAGAGGCGTTTTCCAACCAAGCGTGTGAACAAAAGTGTCCACCCCCTCACGGCTGACGAAATGTGTTTCCTGGAGATTATTAAATTCTTTCGATTCGGTTGTGTATCTAGTGTCAGGAGTAGCCGTCGGTAAGATCAAGCCTTTATCGGCATTTGCAACAGGGGCTGGAGTTGGAAATACGGTTTCGTCACCACACGCCGCTAAAACAACTGCTGCACCAACAGAAGGTAAAAATTGCAAGAACCTCCTTCTTCCTGGGTAAGGTACCCCTTGTTGTATAAGTTTCTTTCTTTCGCCTTCGGGGACATTAAGAATGTTTTCTTCAGTAATATCTGCCATGTCTATATTTTGATTTAATATCTTAACCAAGGCAAGTGGTTAGTGTGATGAGTTACGGAAATTTAAATGTTCCAAATAATTCTGCCTGAAAACTTGATGAAAGTAAGTTGTTTACTCATTAACATTATGCACCATGTGCAATTCTAATATTGTCGGCTAAATTTTCCAAAGCCTTTTGTTTCATTCCATCAATGTCCCTTAGTGGTTTAATATAGCCCTCATTTACTCCTGTACTTGCTATCATTGCCACAGCTTTTCCTGAGTCGTTAACTACTAGTGCACCACTAAAACCCGTTGTGAACGGAATGCTCGTTTTTATTACTTCACCTTCTTGCCTGGCTGTAAATGTCTTGGGTGAAACACCATTGCTTTTTCTCGCGGCTTCTGTATATCCTATTGTGTGTAGATTTTCACTGGGATTTGGCACCCAATTAGTTGCAATGTCGCTAGTTGGGAACGGAGCGAAAGAAATAGCGTTAACGTCTTCCATTTTTATGGCAATAACAGCTTGATCAGATGGTTGATAAGCTTCCGTTGAAGAATCGTATTTTTTATCGACCGGGTAAGTGCTACTAAAGCCTATAAATAACGGTGTTACGGGTAAGTTTAATCCGGTGTGGATTTGATTCAAGTTAGTCTGTGCTTGGTGGGGTGGAAGGTCCGTTATATTGTTAGCGGCGTGTCCTGCGGTCAGGATGTATGCAATGTTGTTTTCACTATCAACTTCCAGCAAAGTTGCGGTAGAAAATATTGGACTTTTTCCCTCACCCATATGCATTTCCAGTCGAAAAGTAGATCGTTTCAAATTGACAGGTATTTGATCCAACTGTTCTTCAAATTCTTGCGGCGTCATTGCTTCCGAAGTTGCCGATATTGACGCTTGAGTTGTTGGAACAACGTCTTCGGCTGTTATTACAAGTCCCGGTGATGGTGTAATTTTTCTACCACACGCCGTTAAAGCAGTTGCTGTACCAACAGAAAATAAGATTTTCAGTATCTCCCTTCTTCCTGGTTTAGATACCCCTTGTTGTATAAGTTTCTTTCTTTCGCCTTCGGGGACATTAAGAATGTTTTCTTCAGTAATATCTGTCATGTCTATATTTTGATTTAATATCTTAACCAAGGCAAGTGGTTAGTGTTATAAAGATGTCGCACATATCAAATAATTACATATGAAAACTTGATGAAAGTAGTTGTGAGTGTATTTAAGATGTAGAATTTCCGGTCACACACTTTTCACTTTGACTCATTTGCCAGTAAATTGTCATACGCTTTTTGTTTCAAGTCCGGTATGTTGGTTAGATATCGAAAGGTCGTTTCGTTGGTATCAGATCTTGTGATAATACCTACACCGTTTCCTTGATCATTTACGACAAGTGATCCGCTGCAACCACCCGAAACTGTAGATCCGAAAAAAGCTTTATTTTCTCCGGTTCTCGAAACATGTAAATTTATCGGGAAAATGCTATCTTGATGAAAAGCTGCAGAAGTGAAAGTGAGAGCATGTAGTTTTTCGCCTACGTTTGAGATTTGACCTGATATTAATTTTTCCATACCAAAAGGAGGGATATTTAATTCACCTTCGTATCTAATGGCAATAACTGCCTGATCGGGATTATTCATATCAATTGGTTCCTTCTCAAGACCAAGCGGTAGAGTAGATGCATAGCCGTGTGAAACTTCTTCCACTTTTTCCCCGCAGTGGTTTTGAGTCAATTGTATTGTCGAATTTTCCTTAGATAACGAGTTTGCAATGTGCCCGTTTGTAAGTACATATACAATTTTATTTTGAGTATCAACTTCTATAACTGTTCCTGAGCCTTTCATTTCAGTTACCTTGTTTGATTCCGTGTCGAGATAGGGTGTAGTTATTTCTACACGAACGGCAGAGTTTACTAAGTTGGGTGGAATTTCCCGCATTTCTGCTTGATATATTTCCGGAGTGCGAGCTTCAGAGGTAGCGTTAATAGCTGCGGTACGTGTGGTTTGTAACGCCTGGGAAGTTGCCTGTACTTGACCTGTGTTATCAGGCTCTGCGCAAGCGATAAGTAAAGATGGTGGTAGCGAAACGACGATCGCACATTTCGTTAGTACACCAAGCAATTTTCTTCTACCGGGGTTTATTACACCCCAACCTGCCAATGCCAGTGCTTTTTCATAGGGGATATATAAAATATCGGATTCGTTGTCAACCATGGTTATATTTTACTCTGCGCACGGCAACAAAGTTAGTATAATTTAAAAATACACAGTGCGTTATAATACAAAGGTTATATTCTTTATGAAAAATATTTATAAAATAGTAAAGCTTTCTAAACCACAGCATAGTTGGATAATTTTTGTCTCACTTATTATTACCGTTCAGGCAATTTTGCAACAGGCGACACCCGTGACGCTCCGTTTTGTTGTCGACGAGTTATCAAACCAAATTAATGATACAAGTGGTGATTACCAAAAACTGGTTTCTTTGTTTCTTTTAATCTTAGTTATAAATATCACAGGCGTAATATTAAGCACGCTAAATCAAAGAATTGGGGATCACATCTCGTCACGTTTGGGAAAATATTTGACCGAGGTGTATTACCGTAAAGTATTTACACTTCCTCAGAAATACTTTGACTCGGAAATTTCCGGCCAAATGGTCAATCAGCTTAATCGCGGAATTAACTCGATCAGGGAGTTTGTTGGGGCAGCTACGAATTTTATTATGCCATCTTTGTTGCAAGCGATTTTCGGTATCGGCATATTACTTTACTATGATAAAACAATCGGTCTTTTGGCGCTAAGCGTTTTTCCCGTTTATATTGCCATTTCTTCATATTCGACTACAAGATGGGGGAAACTTCAGGAAGAAAAAAATGTTCACGAGGATCAAACCAGGGGGAGAATTCAGGAAGTAATAAGTAATATTAAACTCGTAAAAACTTACAACACGCAAATGAGTGAATGGAAATATGTCTCAGATAAATACAAAACTATAAATAAAATATATGACAAACAATCTACTCAATACCATATATTAAACTTCATCCGGGAATTCGGCTTGGAGATTTCTTTTGTGGCAATTTTGTTTCTAGTTTTTCGAAAAACATTTTACGGAGAATTAAGTTTAGGAGAGATGGTTTTAATAATTCAACTTATGGGCCAACTAAGGTGGCCTTTGTATGGTATGAGTTATATATTGGAGCGAATTCAACGCGCTGAAGCGGACTCGAAAGCGTTTTTTGAAGTACTTGCATTACAAGGAAGCGAAAAATTTATCGTAGGTAATATACAACGTGTCTTGAGAGATCCGGAAATTGAATTTACTAACGTCAGCTTTTCTTATGACGAGCAAGGAAAAGATGTTTTACATGATCTAAATTTAAAATTAGAAAAACGCCAGAAAGTGGCATTGGTTGGTCATTCCGGATCGGGAAAAACGACGCTTATTAATTTAATACTTAAGCTTTACGATCCGACTCAAGGATCGATAAAGATGTCGAGAAAAGATTATAGAAAAATTAATCACACAGTTATTCGAAACAATATCGCTCTTGTGTTTCAGGAAAACGAATTATTTTCATCCACCATTCGCGAAAATGTAGCATATGGAATTAAAAAT is a window from the Candidatus Woesebacteria bacterium genome containing:
- a CDS encoding ABC transporter ATP-binding protein, with protein sequence MKNIYKIVKLSKPQHSWIIFVSLIITVQAILQQATPVTLRFVVDELSNQINDTSGDYQKLVSLFLLILVINITGVILSTLNQRIGDHISSRLGKYLTEVYYRKVFTLPQKYFDSEISGQMVNQLNRGINSIREFVGAATNFIMPSLLQAIFGIGILLYYDKTIGLLALSVFPVYIAISSYSTTRWGKLQEEKNVHEDQTRGRIQEVISNIKLVKTYNTQMSEWKYVSDKYKTINKIYDKQSTQYHILNFIREFGLEISFVAILFLVFRKTFYGELSLGEMVLIIQLMGQLRWPLYGMSYILERIQRAEADSKAFFEVLALQGSEKFIVGNIQRVLRDPEIEFTNVSFSYDEQGKDVLHDLNLKLEKRQKVALVGHSGSGKTTLINLILKLYDPTQGSIKMSRKDYRKINHTVIRNNIALVFQENELFSSTIRENVAYGIKNATDKQVIKALIQANAYSFVKKYKEGLDAKIGERGVKLSGGQKQRIQIARAILHDKPILILDEATSSLDSKSEKYVQDALEKLMKNRLVIIIAHRFSTIQNVDRVVVLNKGRIVDSGKPKELAGRKGIYSELLRYQMEGNKKLLSEYELT